Proteins co-encoded in one Artemia franciscana chromosome 10, ASM3288406v1, whole genome shotgun sequence genomic window:
- the LOC136032004 gene encoding large ribosomal subunit protein uL5 has protein sequence MAEVKEVIKKDKSKNPMRDVKIRKLCLNICVGESGDRLTRAAKVLEQLTGQSPVFSKARYTVRSFGIRRNEKIAVHCTVRGAKAEEILERGLKVREYELRRENFSDTGNFGFGIQEHIDLGIKYDPSIGIYGLDYYVVLGRPGFRVAERRKKTGKVGHQHKLTKEDAMKWFQQKYDGIILPGKK, from the exons atggcT gaagtaAAAGAAGTCATCAAGAAAGATAAGTCCAAAAACCCCATGAGAGATGTCAAAATTAGGAAACTATGCTTGAATATTTGTGTAGGTGAATCTGGTGATAGACTCACACGTGCTGCAAAG gTGTTAGAACAGTTGACTGGTCAGTCCCCTGTTTTCTCCAAGGCTCGATACACTGTCAGATCTTTTGGCATcagaagaaatgaaaaaattgctgTCCATTGTACAGTACGTGGTGCAAAAGCAGAAGAAATTCTTGAACGTGGTCTCAAag TTCGTGAATACGAGTTGAGGCGTGAAAACTTTTCTGATACTGGCAATTTTGGATTTGGCATCCAGGAACACATTGATCTTGGTATCAAGTATGATCCATCAATTGGTATCTATGGTCTTGACTACTATGTTGTCCTTGGACGCCCAg GTTTCCGAGTAGCTGAACGAAGAAAGAAAACCGGCAAGGTTGGTCACCAACACAAACTCACCAAAGAGGATGCAATGAAATGGTTCCAACAGAAA